The DNA window CCGCCGATGCGGCGAACGTCAAGCCGGGTGCGACGGTCGTCGTGGTGGGCGATGGCGCGGTCGGGCTGCTCGGCGTGCTGTCCGCGAAGCAGATGGGCGCCGAGCGGATCATCGCAATGAGCCGTCACCAAGCAAGGCAAACGCTCGCGCGCGAGTTTGGCGCAACTGACATTGTGAGCGAGCGCGGAGACGAAGGCGTCGCGCGCATCAAAGAGCTGACGAAAGGCGTCGGCGCGGACTCCGCGCTCGAGTGTGTCGGTACGCAGGAGTCCATGGCACAGGCCATCCACGCGACGCGACCTGGCGGATCCATCAGCTACGTCGGGGTTCCTCACGG is part of the Vicinamibacterales bacterium genome and encodes:
- a CDS encoding zinc-binding dehydrogenase, whose product is ADAANVKPGATVVVVGDGAVGLLGVLSAKQMGAERIIAMSRHQARQTLAREFGATDIVSERGDEGVARIKELTKGVGADSALECVGTQESMAQAIHATRPGGSISYVGVPHGVELAGAELFYTHVHLHGGPAPVRRYLPQLIQLVQNGTINPGKVFDLELPLEQVAEGYRAMDERRAIKTLLRP